Below is a genomic region from Scomber scombrus chromosome 3, fScoSco1.1, whole genome shotgun sequence.
CTGTTCTCAGTGTCCTGAACACAAGCAGCCTGCTGTGTGACTGCCACATGCAGTGGCTGGGGCCCTGGCTCACTGACAGCCAGTTCCAGCAGTCTGTGTCCGCTGTCTGTGCCCATCCAGCCAGCCTGCTCGGTCGCAATGTCCTTTCGATCAGCCCAGAAGAGTTTGTTTGTGGTCAGTCCCTTTTTTTTCAGTCTCCCCAGTCTGCTATAATCCAGGTGCTCAGTCAGCACAGAGCAGTGGCAAATTAATGTTGTTGTGAGCCAGGAAAGGGTTGTTAAAagaatttctcaaaatgtcctTAATCAATAGAGAATGGAGCCGACGATCCAAGGTTTAACAATTTATTATCTTGTACAAGAGGAGCGTTTGACAGTGTAACATACAAGAGAAGTTACAAAGGAAAAGGCTCTTTTATACAGTTCCCTCCTTGACCGTTGATGGACCATTTGACATTCTGATAACACAGACAGTTGTATGTCTGTGTCTAGTTGATTAAGCTTCCTGTTTCTGCTCGCAGGGTGTAAAAAACAAGTCTAGCAATACTTATCTTCCTCTTTCACAGTACATCATATTCTATTATTAACTTTGGCTAGGTATCTTATGCTATCTATGCAGTGTAGTacatacacattttctttcagtatTTGATGTGTGATTTGAAatcaattaaatatattatggATTATTCCACAACACATTATTTCTCTCTGCAGTTTGGGTTTCTAAATGTCTTACACTATCATATTGCCCTTCCTTTTTTAGCATACGTAATGTTGTGCAAAAACCAGTTcctcaatttattttaaaacttgaAACAGTGCAAAGTTGAACTTTCTTCCCCTGCTCCTCCACAGATGATTTCCCCAAACCACACATCACAAGTCACCCAGAGACTTCTGTGGCACTGCGGGGGAATAACGTCACTCTGAGCTGCGTTGCGTCCAGCAGCAGCGATTCGCTGATGACCACGGCGTGGCGGAAGGATGGCGAGGTGCTGTACGATGCGGAAGTGCAAAACTATGCACAGTACCAGGAGGGAGAGTTGATCTACACCACCGTGCTTCACCTCCTCAATGTCAACTTCACTGATGAGGGGCGCTACCAGTGTGTGGTGTCCAATCATTTCGGCTCTAACTACTCCAACAGGGCCAAGCTTACTGTCAATGGTGAGGATGTGGTCCTATTTTAATAATCCTTTTCTcgtattctctcttattttacttatttaattatgttttatctatttaattatttattttttacttattttatttaaatgtttaaacatttttctcatttttatttcctcttgcgtgcattggtctccacttttgtctttaaatggttctttgtttttattcctttaaaaaaaaaattttggGGGTAAAattttgtcacttgttctgtcttagcttgtcaatcagctaactgtaaagcactttgaactacgctagtctgtatgaaaggtgctatataaatacagtttgattgattggttgatatTCAAAGAATGCAATCGATGATCTCCTGTAATTTTAGGcccatttgtttttctctgtctggtCTTGCTAGTGTAGTATACACTGACCTTTGATACAGCTGAAATTATTTAATACTCTTAAGAGATTTTCTTGTACATGGATTTATTATATTGGCTAACAGTGGACCCATAAGATTTATATGCAACTGCAGTTTGATCTGGTCTGACACATTTCACTGCTTCTTTGTTCCACTCTTAACTTTCTGCACTATATCTTTCAGAGCTGCCATCCTTTCTTAAGACACCCATGGATCTGACTATCCGGACTGGGACTATGGCCAGGCTGGAGTGTGCTGCTGAAGGCCATCCATCACCCCAGATTGCTTGGCAGAAAGATGGAGGCACTGACTTCCCTGCCGCCCGAGAGCGCAGGATGCACGTGATGCCAGACGATGACATCTTCTTCATTGCCAATGTAAAGACAGAAGACATGGGAGTGTACAGCTGCACGGCTCAAAATGCGGCTGGCAGTCTGTCAGCGAACGCTACGCTCACCGTCCTGGGTGAGTCACCCACCTGATTAGCAGAATGCGTTACTGATGTATTACTACTGGGTCATTTCAGCTGACTCACTCTGCTCTCATTTATGTCTATCAGTCATTACACACGTGTTGTGTCGCCTCCTCTGCAATTTTAACTAAGATGTGAATGCAACGCTTGTTATATTGCAGCTGTGGAGAATTTATACAGATGCTCTCTAAAGTGAGCTTCTCGCACACCTGTTCGGTCAAATTTATTAATGAGGGTGCTTTCGAGATTCAAGGCTAGACTATGTGCTGGTATACAATCAATGCCTCAAGGTGAAGCTTGTGATCAAGGCTTGAAAATTACAGTAGTTGGTCCAAAAAAGGAGGTTTTTTATTCCCttagaaaaataacaaacatgacCTCATACACATCTATCCAAACATTGCCTCTGGGATAAGccttgttaaataaaaaatcaatgaaatcCCCTTCTATTCCAGAAACTCCATCCTTCATGCGGCCATTGGAAGACAGAACAGTGGCTCGTGGCGAAACTGCCGTGCTTCAGTGTATTGCCGGAGGCAGCCCTGCCCCCCGCCTCAACTGGACCAAAGATGATGGACCCTTGGTACTTACAGAGCGCCACTTCTTCGCTGCTGCTAACCAGCTCCTTATTATAGTTGATGCTGGACCTGTTGACGCTGGGAAGTACACCTGCATCATGTCTAATACTCTGGGAACAGAGCGTGGTCACATCTACCTGAGCGTCTCACCGTCACCAAACTGCGATACCGGCGTGGGGTACGACCAGGACGGCTGGACCACCGTGGGCATCGTGGTGATTGTGGTGGTGTGCTGTGTGGTTGGAACCTCACTGGTCTGGGTCATTGTCATCTACCACATGCGCAGGAAGAGCGAAGACTACAGTATCACCAATACAGGTAAGCACAGCGTGACGCGTAACCTTCTCTGATATAAATTGCCTTATTTGAAGTTTTACCCTAAAGGAATACTGTTCATAAATCATGAAATGTGTCCAAAGTGGAGGCCCTTTGTTGTGAGGATAAAATGGCTTCATAGACTGTCTACCAaaatctgtctctgtctgttgcAGATGAGATGAATTTACCAGCAGACATCCCCAGCTATCTATCCTCTCAGGGTACTTTGTCAGAGCCTCAGGAAGGCTACAGTAACTCTGAGGCTGGCAGCCACCAGCAGCTCATGCCTCCTCTCTCTAATGGATATGTCCATAAGGGCACAGATGGTGAGTAATCCTCCCTGTAGATGTGGTGAATTCCACCATGTTTAACTCTGTAACACAAGCCTTTTTCTCAGGGCCATTTATGATGACGTTACCCAGAGTAAGCACACTGTCATCTCTGCATAACAAACTGAATCATCATCACCAAATAATTATTTCATGATCTTGATATAATAAGCACTGTTTCCTTTTTTGACATAAGCATACAAGATACTAAAATGCAGATATATGGAGAAGTATAAGCATGCTATTTCTGTGTATAGTTTACAAACCCAGTCAAAAGTCAATGTGACATCCTTTATATTAGTCCAATATAGACTGATACTGTGCCTTCGGTAGCCTACTCAGCAGTTAATATATAACGCTTGGAAGTCCTGTTGTAATTATTTACAGTAAGTAGTAATGGTTTTTTAATCGTCAATGATTGATTTGTTTGCAGTGTAGTATCGTTTGATTAGGCTTAAAGTAATCTCTGGTACAGGCTGGCTGTGTCTGATGATTATAGATGATTATCACCACAACATATTCTTGTGGGTTTTTTATCTGATGGGTTGGGTTGTGTCAGCATTGTGATCACAAAGAAATACAGCTCGTTATGTTGACAAATGTCACAAAGATTATTGTGGGATcaaaagaaatcaaacaaagaaaaaaatacaccgCAGACTTGCCTGCCTTCAGTTAGAAGTACCTCTGGCATGAAAggcaaacaaaaacatcaaatgtcaAAAGAATGTGCTACTTCACGTTCCACAGTTTGGGATATTTCTGTCGTATTTGTTTCTAAATTGGGAtgccttatttatttattttttttgtcttttgtttcgGATTCCTGCTGAAATTAGACACTGACTAATTATCATGTGTGCCCCAGGTGTGTGTTATGGAGACACGGGCAGCGAGGTGGAAACCGAGGGCAACGGCATGCTGCACTGCAGGGTCGGCTCTCTGTTCACCGGCCGCAGCAGCTTCCACCCTGGGGAAGCTCGCGAGGGACTAGCTGGAGTCCCTGCAGGTTAGTGTCATCTACACAAACAGTCATGtgacttttatttgattttttagtattagatttttatttctGCATTCTTTTTACTCAAATTTGAGGGATCTTTTTTAACAGCTATATCTCTGCACTTCACTTTGCCTTTCAAACCTCAgtgcatttgtcattttaatatattatataacagtTAAGCAAATTAAATATTAGAACATACATATTACTTTAAATAATCAAGTCAGGATAAAAGTATCATAACAGTGGCAGTAATTCATGCATAGAGATGCATGTAGACTGTTAATGTGaccaaataaaatatacaattacaAATCAAGGAGTTCATATGGACGTCTCTAAGAAtctaaaatatagaaaatgaaaatccaggtttcacaaactgctgtctGTTAACATGTGATCACAAATCATAACATATGGTGGGAATTGTTGTGAAAGTAATTTTCAGTTATGAGGTGTCTATGAGGCGTCTGAGTGTACTTGAGAGGCTCTTTCCAAGCAAGTGTCGGCTTACGTAATACTTGACCAAACCTCCAAATGTAAGAATAATGATCTAGAAAAGACTTGAGAAACAAACATATGGATTGAAACACTCACCAAGATGCTCGTTTCCTCTTGTCAGGTGGTGCAGTACCACTGGTCATCTGCTCCGACTGCTATGACAACGCCAACATCTACTCTCGCACACGGGACTATTGCTCCTACGCCTATCTGGGGGAAGACGACCCGCTAGACAAGACTCTACCAGGCCTGAAGGAGAGCTTCGGCGAGCATCCCCAGCACGAGGACCCGACACTGGAGAGCCTCATTACTAACCGAGACTCCTCCGTCTTTCTCACCTCACACGACAAAAGGTTGAGCAGCCACACTCCCCCGGAGCACTACACTAATGGTAAGACTGCGAAACAGATATTacaattttatcttttttatagAGCAAACTAGTGAGACCATCCTTTTGTCTTGGTGCAGACTATTATCTCCCACCTGCTGAGGGGAGCACTCATGCAGGTTTACTTTTATCTCtccttttatatatataaagaccATACGCATTGATTCAGTGAAGCCGGTATTTTACAGATGAGAGGTTTCCCAAAGAAGTGGTGAACCCATGAGATCACATTTCTCGGGAGATATTGATCTTCCAGCTATAATATCTTTAGATACACAGAGGATTCTTATGAGGGTTGTTCAGGTGATCAGAATAGTGACAGGCTACAGCTAGCAGTGTTGACAGTAGAGAGAGCCAGAGAATCAGCATGGTTGCCCATATGTCAGGGGATAATTCGGTGTtggttcatcactacaagcgATACCTTTCACTTTATCCGTTATTGGTATgagaatatttattatattttacgtCATGTAAAGAAAGTATGCTATTTGTGAACGGTAGGAGATGTGTAGCCTTCTAAATATTTTCCTCTCTTGCCATCTTTGCAGATTCTCTTAGCAGGTCATTCTGGGGGGAAGGCGAAGATCCATCCTCAAAACCCCAACCAGGCACGTCCCAGCACCCAGTGACTGTACACAGGACACCTCCTCTGACCTCCTCTGCTGACGGTGCAGAGGAGCAGAGCGGAGCAGAGGTGGACTGCTTCTCCAAccaatgcacacagaatcacagaAGTGCCTCTAATAGGACTAACCCTCAGGAGCAACCCGCTCCCACATAGGTCCAAACACTACACCCATGTTCTGCCTCTGACTCTTTGTCGCtgcaccccctcctccttcacccACTACCTCCTCACATTCTGCCAAAGATGCTCTCTTGTATGTTTACATTCCCCTTTTTTCACTCAAGAGGACATGCTGAATTTCTCCACTGTGGACAGACTGCTGTGTCAGGCTGGGAAAAAATGGACCAATGATTAAAGTGACCTCCTCCTTGACACCTTCAACTCTGCAggaccccattcacacacacacacacacacacacacacacacacacacacacacacacacacacacacacacacacacacacacacacacacacacacacacacacacacacacaaaacacacacacacacacacacaccactattCTTTGTTCTCTTTCTAGAGAAAGCTATGAATGTATGCTTTAAAGAGCTATGTCGGATGCTGCCATGAGAGAAACGCCAAGATTATGGCAGTGTCCTCACAAGCTCTCTCCTCCGTCCTAGCTGCTGTGGGGATCAAATTGCGTGCTAGTGCGCATCACACTGGCAGTTTTGTCTCATCATTCCTGGTACAGACACCTGTTGGAGCAGCCTGCATGACGTCGGTAGAATCAGGAACCGCCTCTTCCCAAGTGGGCAAAAAGGGGTTAAAACGGGGGACAATTCCCTGACCAGCAGTTTGTGGTTGTTCATACAGGAAAAGAACCTTGAAAGCATACATCCACACATTCCCACAGCCATCCCCTAATGACTCTAAACTATGCTATCTGGTACCGTGTTATGCAAATCCCAGAGACAGTGACACCAAAATGTGGTGTatattatgaatatatatgaatatatccTATATCATCTTTATCTGAGTTTGTTTTCGTCCAATGTCAAACGCAGTTGTTTATTCCTTCATTTTATGTCTTTGAAATAATAAGCAGTTTGGGGAGAAAGCGTACAATTTTTTGCACATGTGACAATCAATGGTTTTGCTGGCTATTGTTTCATGGTTGTCTATTGggtggccttttttttttaacaagcatTCTCAGTAACCTCTATCAGGTGACATTATGGTTTATATAGACAGTATGCACTGATTTGTTTTCCCTTATCTATCTTACAGGCACTTAATTTAATGGTGGTAAACTTTATTATGCAGTGTGCATGtcattttacattgtgatgatttATCGTCACAGTTTGATCTCAAAGTTCATGATCCTTCCGTAGATGTTGATAAAGATTTTCACTTGGGACTGTGAAAAATGagaatgtattatattattttatacatgtacgtatgttattttatacatgtgtgtttgtgtgtgtgtgtgtgtattagggCTGAACAATTTtgaaaaactatatatttgcgattattttgactgatattgcacTTGAGATATTATTTGCAATATTAGAGGGAATGATAATTTTTACATCACTGttctttaattgaaaaatattaaaatgattatggtgTTATTATTGCAGGGATCTGTACCAAacaaagttgttttgttttctgaagTCTGTAGAATATGTGTAGGTGATGACACCTCTGCAGCacaacaatatttaatttaaaatgacacatttttcctttaacaaATATCGCACCTCCTGCGATTTTAAAATTGCAGTAGCCTTTATTGCGATTTCGAAAAAATTCAGATGAATTGTTCAGCccttgtatgtatatgtatgtatgtttgtgtacataAGGCTAGTAATCTATTAAATTCCATGTCCTACTAGTCCATTTGCAGAGGGGTTTGAGACATAAGCTGCAGTAACTTTTAAAACACTCAATAGAAGCCTTTA
It encodes:
- the lrig2 gene encoding leucine-rich repeats and immunoglobulin-like domains protein 2; amino-acid sequence: MAEDWPIPSALVFMLLSLSAWALESCPTPCSCSEGQDGLHILDCNRKRLSTAPLNPPDGINQVTMNHNELTALPYLGDVSSNITSLSLVHNRISELSMLQLQPYVSLETLDLTSNSISELKVGSFPSMQLKYLNLSNNKISVLEPGCFENISSSLLVLKLNRNRLVVLPSKVFKLPQLQFLEMKRNKIKIVDSLTFKGMDSLRSLKMQRNGITKLMDGAFFGLNNMEELELEHNNLTEVNKGWLYGLRMLRILRVSQNAVGIIRPDAWEFCQKLEELDLSFNHLTRLEETAFVGLGLLESLNLGENSISHLGEGVFSSLASLRTLDIRNNEISWAIEDSIGVFDGMKKLNTLILQRNKIKSITKKAFEGLEELEHLDLSKNGIMSIHPEALSHIKLKVFVLNTSSLLCDCHMQWLGPWLTDSQFQQSVSAVCAHPASLLGRNVLSISPEEFVCDDFPKPHITSHPETSVALRGNNVTLSCVASSSSDSLMTTAWRKDGEVLYDAEVQNYAQYQEGELIYTTVLHLLNVNFTDEGRYQCVVSNHFGSNYSNRAKLTVNELPSFLKTPMDLTIRTGTMARLECAAEGHPSPQIAWQKDGGTDFPAARERRMHVMPDDDIFFIANVKTEDMGVYSCTAQNAAGSLSANATLTVLETPSFMRPLEDRTVARGETAVLQCIAGGSPAPRLNWTKDDGPLVLTERHFFAAANQLLIIVDAGPVDAGKYTCIMSNTLGTERGHIYLSVSPSPNCDTGVGYDQDGWTTVGIVVIVVVCCVVGTSLVWVIVIYHMRRKSEDYSITNTDEMNLPADIPSYLSSQGTLSEPQEGYSNSEAGSHQQLMPPLSNGYVHKGTDGVCYGDTGSEVETEGNGMLHCRVGSLFTGRSSFHPGEAREGLAGVPAGGAVPLVICSDCYDNANIYSRTRDYCSYAYLGEDDPLDKTLPGLKESFGEHPQHEDPTLESLITNRDSSVFLTSHDKRLSSHTPPEHYTNDSLSRSFWGEGEDPSSKPQPGTSQHPVTVHRTPPLTSSADGAEEQSGAEVDCFSNQCTQNHRSASNRTNPQEQPAPT